The Raphanus sativus cultivar WK10039 chromosome 2, ASM80110v3, whole genome shotgun sequence DNA segment ttgctttcaAAGTGTTTAAACTCCCCAAAATCTTTCTAGAAATACTTCCAtcctgtttttgtttttactttcaatgggacaatttttttctaaagcaAGAAAACCATGGGTTTAACTTTATTTTAAGTCACAGTTTGTAAGTTTTAACACCCTACAGTTTCAATAGTAGAAGTCCTAAACAATTAGAACCTTagactttaaaaattaaacatggCTTTACAAAAATGTCTAAAGTGCCATAAATTACTGTTTTCTGAAAAAAGTAAAACACTAAAGGAGTAAcacaagagaagaaaaataCTTAAAGGGACTATAGAGAAAGTACAAAAAGTCTTAAAAGCCTGATTAGATAAATAGTAATCGTGAATGCTTTAATATTACAGAAAGATTCAACAGCCTAATCCCCAATCGAAGCCATAGTTTGTATGTTATTCAAACAATTTGTTTGTCTGTGTATAACATAGTCGAATGTTAATATTTAGCTAAAACGACGTGACTAATTATCAAACTCTACTGTCactataactaaaatataatgttaCAAGAAGGTTGGTGGGTAAGAAGTGCAATTTAAAcatgactagattttgatccgcatttttgaagcgcagaatattttacgataaaaatttttactaataatttaacaaataatttggtaatttttaaagagtgtgtatttaaaatatttttgcatttaaatcagtatttttaaattcaacccgattgtgattatacctgttaatccggagatctgacaattcaatttatgtttttaaaatattcatattaaaaaatcactaaaacccgagactaaccgattgaactgatggatgaccgatatgtaatctaattggatttaaattataatagtttcataatttgtaatcttataatcaaaattttaaagttcactattttgtaatttacgaaattatgacgtttctacaaaattttaaagagaaaatgatagatacaaaataactaagattaattattgtattatttggaaacgttgatagtagtataaaaaatatattgtttggaaacattgatagtagtataaagaaataagtatattgtttggaaacatggatagtagtataaagaaaggaacattagtgacttaatgtatgtttaaatataaagtataaagttgtatttaatttaaaaacttacaaaataaatgttaggtccaacataatgtttctgttttaataagatagatgtaaaAGATGTGTTTGATTACATTACATATTCGCCCGTTAGCAACGCATTTACCAGTGATAGACAAATCCAAATTCGGACAACTATCTTTgaattatttaatttctaatttaGTTGCAGTCCACTAAACATGTGTGTTAACCCGAAAATCGAAGTCGCGTGTTGTTAATCTGGACCGCCCGATCATAGCCAATGAAAATGggactatatataatatttatttatttttgggttttatcACAAGCTTTTTCAGTATAAAGCAGAGTCCAAGATAGGCGAGGATGGGCCAGAAATCGATTTCACCAATCATCAAATCTTCTTCcatttcctctctctctctctctctctatctctcattGATTCCGATAATGGAAGGAACAGGCGTCGTGGCTGTGTACGGTAACGGTGCAGCGATAACGGAGGCGAAGAAATCTCCCTTCTCCGTCAAGGTCGGCCTAGCCCAGATGCTCCGCGGCGGAGTCATCATGGACGTCGTCAACGCCGACCAGGCTCGCATCGCGGAGGAGGCCGGCGCCTGCGCCGTCATGGCCCTGGAGCGCGTCCCCGCCGACATCCGCGCACAGGGCGGCGTCGCTCGGATGAGCGACCCCCAGATGATCAAGGACATCAAGCGCGCCGTCACCATCCCGGTCATGGCCAAAGCCAGGATCGGGCACTTCGTGGAGGCGCAGATCCTCGAGGCGATCGGGATCGACTACGTGGACGAGAGCGAGGTGCTGACCCTCGCCGACGAGGACCACCACATCAACAAGCACAACTTCCGCGTCCCTTTCGTCTGCGGGTGCCGGAACCTCGGGGAGGCGCTGAGGAGGATACGGGAAGGGGCGGCGATGATTAGGACGAAAGGGGAGGCGGGGACGGGGAATATTGTCGAGGCGGTTAGGCACGTGAGGTCCGTGATGGGTGACGTTAGGGTTTTGAGGAACATGGATGATGACGAGGTGTTTAGCTTCGCTAAGAAGATCGCGGCTCCTTATGATTTGGTGATGCAGACGAAGCAGCTCGGGAGGCTTCCTGTTGTTCAGTTCGCGGCCGGTGGGGTGGCTACTCCGGCGGACGCGGCGCTGATGATGCAGCTTGGATGCGACGGGGTGTTTGTGGGGTCGGGGATTTTTAAGAGCGGGGATCCGGCGCGTAGGGCGCGTGCGATTGTTCAGGCGGTGACTCATTATAGTGACCCGGAGATGCTGGTGGAGGTGAGCTGTGGGCTTGGAGAGGCTATGGTTGGGATTAATCTCAATGATGAGAAGGTTGAGAGGTTCGCTAATCGCTCCGAGTGAAAAGAAACCGAACAAACAAGAAGGTGAAATTTCGGACGAGAATGGTTTTTCAGACCATTTTGCAGTGATGtccagaaaacaaaagaaaaaagatgatATTTGATGAGTAGTTTGTATCcgctttgtgtttttttttctcttataatCTTTGGTTAGTGATTGTAATCGACTTCTTCTATTTGCAAGAACAAGTTGTCAGttataataataagaataataatgtactctcttgtttgttttgaaaatgaGACATTCTTGGGTCCATTGATATTGAGCTTGTCCTGTTCTTAGTATGAGGTTTGATTAACAAAAGTGTCCTCATAGTTTGGTATTGAATATGGTTTCCTGGTGCCTCTAGTTCTTATATCAATTTGTGGTCTCAAGCATCTCTATAAGCCTAAGATAATATGTAACGCGGTTGGGGTTAATCTGGGATGACAATGTGTTTGTATaagtttttgtgttttttttcaatGTCCTCTGCTGCATGATCCGGAACCACTCCACCTAGGACCACAAAAAACACGGGGGGATAAAAGTGATAAGTCCGTTAATTTATCTGGCCCTTTAAATGTGTAATTATTCGAAATGGGCTCATTCTGTTAATCGGCCCATGCTATCCGCAATTTCTTTCATTACTTGAACGACGTCGTGTGATTATTATAATatccgtctctctctctctctttttggaAAGACGCGAAAACAGGAAAGCAGTTCACAATTGTTCCTCGTAGCAGAAATAAAAgcgaatcttcttcttctccatcgttCTCTGTCTCTCTAAAACCCTACGGAATAGAAAGAGATATGTGCATCGATCCTTCACGTTTGGCATCGAAGGTCTAAGGCAAAGTACTACAATTGGTCGAACCGATCCATAATGGTGGGAACCATCATGGCTTCTTCGTATAAGCTTCAAGGTCTCGCGAGATCCGCCAAATCAGCCACCGATTTGCCTCCGAAGCTCCACCGCTTACGCAATCTGCGTCTGAATTTGAAAGGAGATCCCTCCGCTTCTTTCCCCACAGAGCTTCTTCCTCTCCTCTTCGATCTCCTCTCTGATCAATTCGGTGCTGTCCGCAAGTTTGTCGCCGAGTAAGCTccgtttttgatttttgtaatcCTCTTTTTTCCAATTAGGTTTCTCCACTATCACAATTGGATTCTTCAGATGTATGATGACGCACTATTATCTACTATAAGTTCCTCTTGACTTATTCTCATTAGGATTCTACTGGGACTATATAGTATAATCAAACACGTGCTCTTATGGAATGTAGATACCTCGCTGaacctattttataaaattgcaGGATTCTTGGTGAAATTGGTTTGAACTATGTGGAATTGTTACCTGAGATAGTTCCCCTTTTGATCAAGTCTCTCCAAGATGATGACACACCAGCTGTGGTCAGGCAGGTCATCGCTTCTGGATCTGCTTTATTCCGTTCCACCCTCCAAAAATTCGCACTTCaggttgcttcttctttttttttcttttttcctctgTTCTGCACATGTGACTCCTCTGTTTGGTCTGTAAATCCCTTCTTTTTTGGTTCTAGGGTTTGCATTCTAGTGAGTTGGATGAGTTTCTTCAATCTTCCTGGACATGGATGCTTAAGTTCAAGGATGAAGTATGCTCTTTGGCTTTCAGGGTGGGGAATTAAatgctttctctctctctctatctccccCATGATTTCTTTTTAATCTTGTCTGATTCCAGTTTTTTTCTTGCGACTTGTATGTATATTAGCAAGTAAACAGTGGTGTAAAGTTATGCGCTATGAAATTTGTGGAAGCGCTTATTCTTTTGTATACACCTGACCCTAGCGTCTCTTTGGAGTCTCCTTCTCATCAAGGTTAATTTCTTTATCGATCTATTCGCTCAATACGTGTAACAAGAAGTTTCTTGTTTTTATTACTAAACTAGTAGCTTAAACCAATTTAGTTACCTGTCCTGCAGGAATTCAAGCAGATTTTAATATATCTATTCTTCGTGGGGGGCATCCTGTTTTGAATATTGGAGACTTGTCGATTGAGGCCAGCCAGAAATTGGCTTTACTTCTTGATCAGCTTAGGCACCCTGCGGCAAAATCTCTCAATAGCTCCACgattatttttcttatcaatagGTGAGTTTTCTTTGTTGAGTGCATCTATTTGTGCAAGTTCATTTGGTATTATTCTGTCACTTTGGAGCTCGGCCGAGGGTGCATGTCAAATGTTCTATTAAATTCATGAAGGCATGTATATGCTTCTTTCCATGACTCTTTTGGATCATTTTTTTCTAGAAAATCTTGTCATCTCTGAACATGGATCAAAAACTTTGAACGGGGTAAAATGTTTAAGTATGCTCATTCATAGTTACTAGTGTTTAAGGAAAAGCTGTGTT contains these protein-coding regions:
- the LOC108843530 gene encoding pyridoxal 5'-phosphate synthase subunit PDX1.3; translated protein: MGQKSISPIIKSSSISSLSLSLYLSLIPIMEGTGVVAVYGNGAAITEAKKSPFSVKVGLAQMLRGGVIMDVVNADQARIAEEAGACAVMALERVPADIRAQGGVARMSDPQMIKDIKRAVTIPVMAKARIGHFVEAQILEAIGIDYVDESEVLTLADEDHHINKHNFRVPFVCGCRNLGEALRRIREGAAMIRTKGEAGTGNIVEAVRHVRSVMGDVRVLRNMDDDEVFSFAKKIAAPYDLVMQTKQLGRLPVVQFAAGGVATPADAALMMQLGCDGVFVGSGIFKSGDPARRARAIVQAVTHYSDPEMLVEVSCGLGEAMVGINLNDEKVERFANRSE